A portion of the Stigmatella aurantiaca DW4/3-1 genome contains these proteins:
- the bamA gene encoding outer membrane protein assembly factor BamA, whose product MRSPVLSLKPFLTLLAVTLWALVPCRALAQAEAGSPQVPPAEASPAAVPATPPADAPVDEADEEQGERVVELRVEGNRRVETEAIRRALRTKQGALFDPTRTSEDLRAVWALGYFTDVQLLVQRLPNGIAYVVRVAERPTVRAVRVVGNDELSQDDLKEQIDVRAGTILDVDTVRSSQKKIQEKYVEKGYFLVEVKHRIEPVEGGASVDVVLVVEENSKVMVKEISFIGAEKVRPDELKAVMVTREGGYFSFLTGEGTYREEAFQRDLAVIQATYYDRGYINVRIDKPTTALSADKRSIFINIKVVEGEAYDIGQIDFGGDLIVPKERLARLMTSTKGERFNRSKLSQDIQAITDVYYDQGYAYANINPVTSVNADDRTVDLTFDVQKGPQVTIERIDIIGNTKTRDKVIRRELRVYEGELYSGTGVRRSRERATALGFFETVDITQKPGSADDRIVLQVEVKEKATGTFQVGLGFSNVENFIFTAQVSQNNFLGWGQTVSASAQISGLRSLIQLSFYDPYFLDTQYLLSADFFRVDADYDGFIRRSTGGSLSLGYQFVDDLLGTVGYTREYVDVEAGQNLGSVLLANQFLSGVTSAARLSLSFDRRDNRLFPSRGFIHYGSVEFAPKLLGGTFLFTRYSAYSRLYFPLPLGFVFKTNATVGYIQQLDANSPLPISELYYLGGINTIRGYYLRSISPTLLVPRSDSPDATVVEFRAGGNKQLILNLELEFPIFEKAGIRGVLFYDAGNAYSANERLFQDLQNDLPLGLFHSAGFGFRWFSPIGPLRFEWGIPLTRRPEDEPLLFEFTIGNFF is encoded by the coding sequence TTGAGGTCTCCCGTTCTGTCGCTCAAGCCTTTCCTGACGCTGCTCGCGGTGACCCTGTGGGCGCTCGTTCCTTGCCGTGCGCTGGCGCAGGCCGAGGCGGGCTCGCCGCAGGTTCCCCCCGCTGAGGCGTCCCCGGCCGCGGTCCCCGCCACCCCTCCCGCTGATGCTCCCGTCGATGAAGCGGATGAGGAGCAGGGCGAGCGCGTCGTCGAGTTGCGCGTCGAGGGCAACCGCCGCGTCGAGACCGAGGCCATCCGCCGCGCGCTCCGCACGAAGCAGGGCGCCCTCTTCGATCCCACCCGCACGTCCGAGGATCTCCGGGCGGTCTGGGCGTTGGGCTACTTCACGGATGTTCAGCTGCTCGTGCAGCGGCTGCCCAACGGCATTGCCTACGTGGTCCGGGTGGCGGAGCGCCCCACCGTGCGTGCGGTGCGCGTCGTGGGCAACGACGAGCTGAGCCAGGATGACCTCAAGGAGCAGATCGACGTCCGGGCAGGCACCATCCTGGACGTGGACACCGTGCGCTCCTCGCAGAAGAAGATCCAGGAGAAGTACGTCGAGAAGGGCTACTTCCTGGTGGAGGTGAAGCACCGCATCGAGCCCGTCGAGGGCGGCGCGAGCGTCGACGTGGTGCTGGTGGTCGAGGAGAACTCGAAGGTGATGGTGAAGGAGATCTCCTTCATCGGCGCGGAGAAGGTGCGCCCAGACGAGCTCAAGGCGGTGATGGTGACCCGTGAGGGAGGGTATTTCTCCTTCCTGACCGGCGAGGGCACCTACCGCGAAGAGGCGTTCCAGCGGGACCTGGCCGTCATCCAGGCCACCTACTACGACCGGGGCTACATCAACGTCCGGATCGACAAGCCCACCACCGCGCTGTCAGCGGACAAGCGCTCCATCTTCATCAACATCAAGGTGGTGGAGGGCGAGGCCTACGACATCGGCCAGATCGACTTCGGGGGCGACCTCATCGTGCCCAAGGAGCGGCTGGCGCGGTTGATGACCTCCACGAAGGGCGAGCGCTTCAACCGCTCCAAGCTGTCGCAAGACATCCAGGCCATCACGGACGTCTATTACGATCAGGGCTACGCCTACGCGAACATCAACCCCGTCACCTCGGTGAACGCGGACGACAGGACGGTGGACCTGACCTTCGATGTGCAGAAGGGGCCGCAGGTCACCATCGAGCGCATCGACATCATTGGCAACACGAAGACGCGCGACAAGGTCATCCGCCGCGAACTGCGCGTCTACGAAGGCGAGCTGTACAGCGGCACGGGCGTGCGTCGCAGCCGCGAGCGCGCCACGGCCTTGGGCTTCTTCGAGACGGTGGACATCACCCAGAAGCCGGGCAGCGCCGATGACAGGATCGTCCTCCAGGTCGAGGTGAAGGAGAAAGCGACGGGCACCTTCCAGGTGGGTCTGGGCTTCTCCAACGTGGAGAACTTCATCTTCACGGCCCAGGTGTCCCAGAACAACTTCCTGGGGTGGGGGCAGACCGTGTCCGCCTCGGCGCAGATCTCCGGGCTGCGCTCGCTCATCCAGCTGTCGTTCTACGATCCTTACTTCCTGGACACCCAGTACCTGCTGTCGGCGGACTTCTTCCGCGTGGACGCGGACTATGACGGCTTCATCCGGCGCTCCACCGGCGGCAGCCTCTCCTTGGGCTACCAGTTCGTCGACGACCTGTTGGGCACCGTGGGCTACACGCGGGAGTACGTGGACGTGGAGGCGGGCCAGAACCTGGGCTCGGTGCTGTTGGCCAACCAGTTCCTGAGCGGCGTCACCAGCGCCGCGCGCCTGTCACTGTCCTTCGACCGGCGCGACAACCGCCTCTTCCCCTCCCGGGGTTTCATCCACTACGGCTCGGTGGAGTTCGCCCCCAAGCTGCTGGGGGGCACCTTCCTCTTCACGCGCTACTCCGCTTACTCGCGCCTCTACTTCCCGCTGCCGTTGGGGTTCGTTTTCAAGACCAACGCCACGGTGGGCTACATCCAGCAGTTGGACGCCAACAGCCCGCTGCCGATCTCCGAGCTCTACTACCTGGGCGGCATCAACACGATCCGGGGCTACTACCTGCGCAGCATCAGTCCCACCTTGCTGGTGCCCCGCTCGGACTCGCCCGATGCCACCGTCGTCGAGTTCCGGGCCGGAGGAAACAAGCAGCTCATCCTCAACCTGGAACTGGAGTTCCCCATCTTCGAGAAGGCGGGCATCCGCGGCGTGCTCTTCTACGACGCCGGCAACGCCTACTCGGCCAACGAGCGGCTGTTCCAGGACCTGCAGAACGACCTGCCCCTCGGCCTCTTCCACTCCGCGGGCTTCGGCTTCCGGTGGTTCTCGCCCATTGGCCCCCTGCGCTTCGAGTGGGGCATCCCCCTGACCCGGCGTCCGGAAGACGAGCCCCTCCTGTTCGAGTTCACCATCGGCAACTTCTTCTGA
- a CDS encoding OmpH family outer membrane protein, whose amino-acid sequence MSLRSTLAATAAALTLALPLAATAQSLKMGYVDYQRVLLEVEDGKAAKTRLQKWLDDRQKEIDKEQESLRKEKELLDKQASAMSEETRVQKATDLQKRILELAQKWDRYRAEAASKERQEMEPIVARIDGVIAKIAERDGLSFVFERRDSGLVYAQTQFDLSNEVIRSYNTLPKAAAPKAPAAPTAPVAKDAPKK is encoded by the coding sequence ATGTCGCTTCGAAGCACCCTGGCGGCCACTGCCGCCGCCCTGACGCTTGCCCTCCCGCTCGCCGCCACCGCCCAGAGCCTGAAGATGGGCTATGTGGACTACCAGCGCGTTCTCCTGGAGGTGGAAGACGGGAAGGCCGCCAAGACCCGCCTTCAGAAGTGGCTCGACGATCGCCAGAAGGAGATCGACAAGGAACAGGAGAGCCTGCGCAAGGAGAAGGAACTGCTGGACAAGCAGGCCAGCGCGATGAGCGAGGAGACGCGCGTCCAGAAGGCCACGGACCTCCAGAAGCGCATTCTGGAGCTGGCCCAGAAGTGGGACCGCTACCGCGCCGAGGCCGCCTCCAAGGAGCGGCAGGAGATGGAGCCCATCGTCGCGCGCATCGACGGCGTCATCGCGAAGATCGCGGAGCGGGATGGCCTCTCGTTCGTGTTCGAGCGGCGCGACTCCGGCCTGGTCTACGCGCAGACCCAGTTTGATCTCTCCAACGAGGTCATCCGCTCCTACAACACCCTGCCGAAGGCGGCGGCCCCGAAGGCGCCCGCGGCGCCCACGGCGCCGGTGGCCAAGGACGCTCCGAAGAAGTAG
- a CDS encoding ABC transporter permease, translating into MQSAERQTVYRWGFVWGGAFIAFVGAVLLAVAVSRADAWVEVSSFLGLSFIGWGSLLQSLNAASLLSAQAAVKEALPPLMGTQFLVAGMLAWLGGWGLLAAGIRRAPAAAEGPSSAAGATLYPRLAGYRDFYWSTLGAYGGGVLLAELVLILLQTWLSSGGQLAETGGDAAGGPGFQLAPPWAFAIALLVACGVAFVSGAIGSARARRLSMPEATIGVFYLGLPVPILLTLMERVPALQLSLGYRLREVTYVAGLIGRPELSYWLVFVLLVLMLVLGINSGFIAAGSGRVDLRLGFELFVARRHVAVFRPSLLLGTLAVLMFGIIPPLLVYGIVRAVEAAVERTRIRALGLADPLQAAAALNRLKLREQSPTMMMTALSVGGVGVGVMALIIVLSVMSGFELDLQKKILGTHSHAVVSKYAGDLTEYPKLMEQVAQVPGVIGQSPFITNQVMIVSDGNVDGVVIKGIDPATVGSVTDLPQYMLPGGSLENLTSPEKILPRRLQGGGSPDSPLLDDRPAGGTPEPEEEEDPIIGRPKKSAQEAVLPGIILGRELAASLRAVVGDRVNIVSPLGTEMGPTGPIPKNRVFRVAGIFYSGMYEYDAKFVYILLEEAQRFFEVKGANGIDLKVADIDNARRLAADVVRKLGGYPYRARDWSETNRNLFSALRLEKLVMGIILSIIIIVAAGLIVATVIMLVLEKRKEISVLKALGVSDGGIVKIFLSEGLQIGVAGGLLGLLSGLAWCLFIEKVGIKLDPEVYYIPALPVRIEPVQTLLSVVIAVLVTYLASIYPALKASSVEPVEGLKAE; encoded by the coding sequence GTGCAAAGCGCTGAACGGCAGACCGTCTATCGCTGGGGTTTCGTCTGGGGAGGCGCGTTCATCGCCTTCGTGGGGGCGGTGCTGCTCGCGGTGGCGGTGTCCCGCGCCGATGCGTGGGTGGAGGTCTCCAGCTTCCTGGGGCTGTCCTTCATCGGCTGGGGCAGCCTTTTGCAGTCCCTCAACGCGGCATCGCTCCTCTCCGCCCAGGCCGCCGTGAAGGAGGCGCTGCCGCCCCTGATGGGGACGCAGTTCCTCGTGGCGGGGATGCTTGCCTGGTTGGGCGGATGGGGGCTTTTGGCCGCGGGCATTCGCCGGGCGCCCGCGGCGGCGGAAGGGCCCAGCTCCGCGGCCGGGGCGACGTTGTACCCGCGGCTCGCGGGCTACCGTGACTTCTACTGGAGCACCTTGGGGGCCTACGGGGGCGGGGTCCTCCTGGCCGAGCTGGTGCTCATCCTGTTGCAGACGTGGTTGTCCAGCGGCGGACAGCTCGCGGAGACGGGCGGAGACGCGGCGGGGGGCCCGGGCTTCCAGCTGGCGCCCCCCTGGGCTTTCGCCATCGCGCTGCTGGTGGCGTGTGGGGTGGCCTTCGTCTCGGGCGCCATCGGCTCGGCACGGGCCCGCCGGTTGTCCATGCCCGAGGCCACCATCGGCGTCTTCTACCTGGGTTTGCCCGTCCCCATCCTGCTGACGTTGATGGAGCGGGTGCCCGCGCTGCAACTGTCCCTGGGCTACCGGCTGCGCGAGGTGACGTATGTGGCGGGCCTCATCGGCCGGCCGGAGCTGAGCTACTGGCTGGTCTTCGTGCTGTTGGTGTTGATGCTGGTGCTGGGCATCAACTCGGGGTTCATCGCTGCGGGCAGCGGCCGGGTGGACTTGCGGCTGGGGTTCGAGCTGTTCGTCGCGCGGCGCCACGTGGCGGTGTTCCGCCCGTCGCTGCTGCTGGGCACGCTGGCGGTGCTCATGTTCGGCATCATCCCCCCGCTGCTCGTCTACGGCATCGTCCGGGCGGTGGAGGCCGCGGTGGAGCGCACCCGCATCCGCGCCCTGGGGCTGGCCGATCCACTCCAGGCGGCCGCGGCGCTCAACCGGCTCAAGCTGCGCGAGCAGTCGCCCACCATGATGATGACGGCCCTGTCCGTGGGGGGCGTCGGCGTGGGGGTGATGGCGCTCATCATCGTGCTGTCGGTCATGAGCGGCTTCGAGCTGGATCTGCAAAAGAAGATCCTGGGCACCCACTCGCATGCGGTGGTGTCCAAGTACGCGGGGGATCTGACCGAGTACCCGAAGCTGATGGAGCAGGTGGCCCAGGTTCCGGGAGTGATTGGCCAGTCTCCCTTCATCACCAACCAGGTGATGATCGTCTCGGATGGCAACGTGGATGGCGTGGTCATCAAGGGAATCGACCCGGCCACGGTCGGGTCGGTGACGGACTTGCCGCAGTACATGCTGCCCGGGGGCTCGCTGGAGAACCTGACGTCCCCCGAGAAGATCCTCCCCCGGCGGCTTCAGGGCGGAGGGTCGCCGGACTCGCCGTTGCTGGATGACCGGCCCGCGGGGGGCACGCCCGAGCCAGAAGAAGAGGAGGACCCCATCATCGGCCGGCCGAAGAAGTCGGCTCAAGAGGCGGTGCTGCCGGGGATCATCCTGGGCCGGGAGCTGGCCGCCTCGCTGCGGGCCGTGGTGGGCGACCGGGTGAACATCGTCTCGCCGCTGGGGACGGAGATGGGGCCCACGGGGCCCATCCCGAAGAACCGGGTCTTCCGCGTTGCGGGCATCTTCTACTCGGGCATGTACGAGTATGACGCCAAGTTCGTTTACATCCTCCTGGAGGAGGCCCAGCGGTTCTTCGAGGTGAAGGGGGCCAACGGCATCGATCTCAAGGTGGCGGACATCGACAACGCGCGGCGCCTCGCCGCCGATGTGGTCCGCAAGCTCGGGGGCTACCCTTACCGGGCGCGCGACTGGAGCGAGACGAACCGCAACCTCTTCTCCGCGCTGCGCCTGGAGAAGCTGGTGATGGGCATCATCCTCTCCATCATCATCATCGTGGCCGCGGGCCTCATCGTCGCCACCGTCATCATGCTGGTGCTCGAGAAGCGCAAGGAGATCTCCGTCCTCAAGGCCTTGGGCGTCTCGGATGGAGGCATCGTGAAGATCTTCCTCTCGGAGGGGTTGCAGATCGGCGTGGCCGGGGGGCTCTTGGGGCTCCTGTCCGGGCTGGCCTGGTGCCTCTTCATCGAGAAGGTCGGCATCAAGCTGGACCCGGAGGTCTATTACATCCCCGCACTCCCGGTGCGCATCGAGCCGGTGCAGACCCTCCTGTCCGTGGTCATCGCGGTCCTCGTCACGTATCTGGCGTCCATCTACCCCGCGCTCAAGGCCAGCAGCGTGGAGCCGGTGGAAGGCCTGAAGGCGGAATAG
- a CDS encoding ABC transporter ATP-binding protein, translated as MSFLSIRNVFKSYFLHGKRIDVLRDVSLDIGRGELVSLVGPSGAGKSTFLHVLGTLDAPAAGEVLFEGQSVFAMNDARIADFRNRTIGFVFQSHYLLPEFTALENVAMPALIQRRDRGQTYAEARKLLERVGLGGRVDHRPGELSGGEAQRVALARALVLQPAILLADEPTGNLDPATGEGIHQLLREVNRDLGITAVVVTHNEALARSMPRRLRLAGGQVTDA; from the coding sequence ATGTCGTTTCTCTCCATCCGCAACGTCTTCAAGAGCTACTTCCTGCACGGCAAGCGCATCGACGTGCTGCGCGACGTGTCCCTGGACATTGGCCGTGGTGAGTTGGTGAGCTTGGTGGGGCCCTCGGGCGCGGGCAAGAGCACCTTCCTGCACGTGCTGGGCACGTTGGATGCGCCGGCAGCCGGCGAGGTGCTCTTCGAGGGACAGTCCGTCTTCGCGATGAACGACGCGCGGATCGCCGACTTCCGCAACCGCACCATCGGCTTCGTCTTTCAGAGTCACTACTTGCTGCCGGAGTTCACCGCGCTGGAGAACGTGGCGATGCCCGCCCTCATCCAGCGCCGGGATCGAGGCCAGACTTACGCGGAAGCCCGGAAGCTGCTGGAGCGGGTGGGGCTGGGCGGCCGTGTGGACCACCGGCCCGGAGAGCTGTCGGGCGGTGAGGCGCAGCGGGTGGCCCTGGCGCGCGCCTTGGTGCTCCAGCCTGCCATCTTGCTGGCCGACGAGCCGACCGGAAACCTGGATCCCGCCACGGGCGAGGGCATCCACCAGCTCCTCCGGGAGGTGAACCGGGACCTGGGAATCACCGCCGTGGTGGTGACGCACAACGAGGCCCTGGCCCGCTCGATGCCTCGGCGCTTGCGCCTTGCAGGCGGCCAGGTGACGGACGCGTGA